A portion of the Toxoplasma gondii ME49 chromosome VIIb, whole genome shotgun sequence genome contains these proteins:
- a CDS encoding hypothetical protein (encoded by transcript TGME49_262660~Predicted trans-membrane domain (TMHMM2.0):220-243:257-277:283-306:320-343:363-386:444-467:559-582:601-624:652-675:704-727:739-762:765-788) has protein sequence MSAQQNIAASSPSTEQNLDSSGDLRQFACPSRAKAGCQGCNGVSPSRNSAVSISAETDSFSSESRDHQAASSSCGLSTETATADGSANSPPSPRNRSGLCPPLSLPSTHCQSGTELEKAHSNDACQDHSVRDGYALHCSGHSAAEYDGSEASPAKARSDEWSRDMGDSADAEVESWGASLGLPASLQQVAATDSPRTSASCEASETSEAWRRSKSQRHRWGPSLGVCLFGLTCLAGTFYGSLTCYLASYLRQVGLQNVAVREMLLVCALQGALQALATPLSVKLLSFLSLPLAALLSGWLVTGSLLLSAFLLSADVLTAHPFLFYCVYAGVGGLGAGLMHGVSLGGRQRPTLYAGERKTGCSMSGLFFGFRCLSMALLPIVHSLFLNPDNLSPASVSPTGTHTQGGFGRHVHSRWQNPAPQQILGEGSWRQRERFYLQDEILARLPLLLMGTAAAFAVVQLVASLLLQQRERNWESECLPGEFIGCEVTVEEQSPLVTRGVPQTFYGEEINRPDDRLALSGPVQAAGQTSRLNVVVSTMNPAGTGVYFDQDVIPSPRDDSLFTCVIVAMITAIQGMAFFLVQASWRFVGQEDFQISDHGVSYINAGSVAVILLFSAVNSPFFALKEDASATGPCHRDGNKRSSNRMRGQAPSTLPWLCCLSGLLLASEGFVATLTKTLSAGSPESLIRNSVHIGRWFEGSPLTTHALFFAWLSVVRILDAWTAWLLFPYAQTVLSLRPSRLLVLLCSAKAAGAGALAWITFFPGFYSLHGIGDLYGVVGVSLVIAGLVRRLEYG, from the exons ATGTCTGCTCAACAAAACATCGCCGCGTCTTCCCCGTCGACGGAACAGAATCTCGATTCGTCTGGTGACCTACGCCAGTTTGCTTGTCCATCTCGGGCAAAGGCAGGCTGTCAAGGATGCAATGGAGTTTCCCCCTCGCGAAACTCCGCCGTTTCAATCTCTGCAGAAACCGATTCTTTCTCGTCCGAGTCCAGAGATCACCAGgcagcctcttcttcatgtGGCTTATCTACGGAGACTGCAACTGCCGACGGCTCTGCAAACAGTCCCCCATCCCCTAGAAATCGCAGTGGACTCtgtcctcctctttctcttccgtcgaCGCACTGCCAGAGCGGCACTGAACTGGAGAAGGCGCATTCCAATGATGCGTGTCAAGACCACTCTGTCAGAGACGGTTACGCCTTACATTGCAGCGGGCACTCAGCGGCAGAGTATGACGGTTCAGAGGCGTCTCCGGCGAAGGCAAGAAGCGACGAGTGGAGCCGTGACATGGGAGACTCTGCGGACGCAGAAGTGGAGTCGTGGGGAGCGAGCTTGGGCCTcccggcgtctctccagcaGGTTGCAGCGACAGACAGTCCTCGAACATCTGCGAGCTGCGAGGCGTCGGAAACCAGTGAAGCATGGCGCCGGTCGAAATCCCAAAGACACAGATGGGGTCCTTCTCTGGGCGTGTGCCTCTTTGGACTCACTTGCCTCGCTGGAACTTTTTACGGAAGTCTGACATGTTACCTGGCCTCCTACCTGCGCCAGGTGGGATTGCAGAACGTGGCAGTTCGAGAGATGCTGCTCGTCTGTGCTCTCCAAGGCGCGCTGCAGG CCCTGGCGACGCCTTTGTCGGTCAAgttgctttcctttctctcgctgcctctcgcggcccttctctctggctgGCTGGTCACCGGCTCTCTGTTGctctccgcttttctcctttctgctgaTGTCCTAACTGCGCACCCTTTCCTGTTCTACTGCGTCTACGCCGGCGTGGGCGGCCTCGGCGCTGGCCTCATGCACGGCGTTTCCCTTGGTGGTCGGCAGCGGCCAACCTTATACGCTGGAGAACGGAAAACCGGGTGCAGCATGTCCG GTCTCTTCTTTGGTTTCCGCTGCTTGTCCATGGCGCTCCTGCCTATCGTCCATTCCCTCTTCCTCAATCCCGACAACTTGAGCCCCGCTAGCGTCTCTCCGACGGGGACTCACACACAGGGGGGCTTCGGAAGGCACGTGCATTCGCGGTGGCAGAACCCCGCACCGCAGCAAATCCTGGGGGAAGGTTCGtggcgacagcgagagcgaTTTTATCTTCAGGACGAAATTCTGGCGCGGTTACCTCTTCTACTCATGGGCACAGCTGCTGCGTTCGCCGTCGTCCAGTTGGTGGCTTCCTTGCTTTTGCAACAACGCGAACGGAACTGGGAATCTGAATGCCTTCCTGGAGAGTTCATCGGGTGCGAG GTTACCGTCGAGGAACAGTCGCCTCTTGTGACCCGCGGTGTCCCGCAGACATTCTACGGAGAGGAAATTAATCGACCAGATGATCGGCTGGCTCTGTCTGGACCTGTCCAGGCGGCAGGACAGACATCCAGACTTAATGTTGTAGTTTCAACGATGAATCCTGCCGGAACTGGCGTTTACTTTGACCAGGACGTCATACCAAGTCCCCGCGATGACAGTTTGTTCACTTGTGTGATCGTTGCAATGATAACTGCGATCCAAGGAATG GCGTTTTTCCTAGTGCAAGCTTCCTGGCGGTTTGTTGGCCAAGAAGATTTCCAAATTTCTGACCACGGCGTCTCCTACATAAATGCGGGCTCAGTGGCTGTcatcctcctcttctctgccgtcaactctcctttctttgctCTGAAAGAAGACGCTTCCGCCACTGGACCTTGCCACAGAGACGGCAATAAGCGGTCCTCCAACAGAATGAGAGGCCAGGCGCCCAGCACGCTGCCGTGGTTGTGTTGCTTGTCCGGTCTATTGCTCGCCAGCGAGGGGTTTGTTGCAACACTCACAAAAACTCTATCCGCTGGAAGCCCCGAGTCACTTATCCGAAACAGTGTCCACATTGGACGGTGGTTTGAGGGTAGTCCTCTGACGACACACGCGCTTTTCTTTGCGTGGCTCTCTGTGGTGCGAATATTGGATGCCTG GACAGCCTGGCTACTCTTCCCGTATGCACAAACCGTCCTGAGTCTTCGTCCGTCGAGGCTGCTGGTACTTCTTTGCTCCGCGAAGGCAGCAGGAGCAGGA GCTCTTGCATGGATCACATTCTTTCCGGGTTTCTACTCACTCCACGGAATTGGTGACCTATATGGCGTGGTGGGAGTCTCCCTGGTCATTGCCGGCTTG GTTAGACGTCTTGAATATGGGTGA
- a CDS encoding hypothetical protein (encoded by transcript TGME49_262655), protein MKSERVFLEEELGAFELLCQGPGGAWQAARDSLRLCFPKANCDESRLPSKIDPKKCRTLQVEATRQVAKCFLPSLSSPPCLLL, encoded by the exons ATGAAAAGCGAACGTGTCTTTCTAGAGGAAGAACTCGGCGCGTTCGAACTTCTCTGTCAAG GTCCAGGGGGCGCATGGCAAGCGGCTCGCGACTCTCTGAGGCTTTGCTTCCCAAAAGCCAACTGCGACGAGTCTCGGCTTCCCTCAAAAATCGACCCCAAGAAGTGCCGCACACTCCAAGTGGAAGCGACCAGGCAAGTTGCGAaatgtttccttccttccctctcttctccgccttgcCTTCTCCTTTGA